A stretch of Gossypium hirsutum isolate 1008001.06 chromosome A06, Gossypium_hirsutum_v2.1, whole genome shotgun sequence DNA encodes these proteins:
- the LOC107963529 gene encoding protein RGF1 INDUCIBLE TRANSCRIPTION FACTOR 1, with translation MVIMGIQKPAWLEALYTQKFFVGCCYHETAKKNEKNVYCLDCCVSICPHCIPSHRFHRLLQVRRYVYHDVVRLEDLQKLIDCSNVQAYTINSAKVVFIKKRPQNRQFKGAVNYCTSCDRSLQQPFIHCSLGCKVDFLLKHYKDLSPFLRKCKTLTLSPDFLIPQETGEEEMANETAQSTIVDSDEPMSWSSSGSESMSMSMSMAYSSDQIVRKKRSGLYLWRSSANRVSDEDIASSMSRRKGIPHRSPLC, from the exons ATGGTGATTATG GGAATTCAAAAGCCTGCATGGTTAGAAGCTCTCTACACCCAGAAATTCTTTGTTGGGTGTTGTTACCATGAAACTGCAAAGAAGAACGAAAAGAACGTGTATTGTTTGGATTGTTGCGTCAGTATTTGCCCTCACTGCATACCCTCACATCGTTTCCACAGGCTTCTTCAGGTTCGTCGCTACGTATATCATGATGTTGTCAGATTGGAAGATCTTCAGAAGCTTATAGATTGCTCTAATGTCCAG GCCTATACTATAAACAGTGCTAAGGTGGTATTTATCAAAAAGAGACCTCAAAACAGGCAATTCAAAGGAGCTGTAAACTATTGTACTTCTTGTGATAGAAGTCTCCAACAACCATTTATCCATTGCTCCCTGGGGTGCAAG GTGGATTTTTTGCTGAAACACTACAAAGATTTGTCGCCATTCTTAAGGAAATGTAAAACTTTAACACTGAGCCCAGATTTCCTAATTCCCCAAGAGACTGGGGAGGAAGAAATGGCAAACGAGACAGCACAGTCAACAATAGTGGACAGTGATGAGCCAATGAGCTGGTCGTCGTCAGGGTCGGAGAGCATGAGCATGAGCATGAGCATGGCATACAGTTCTGATCAGATTGTTAGGAAGAAAAGAAGTGGGCTATATTTGTGGAGATCATCAGCTAATAGGGTTTCAGATGAGGATATTGCTTCAAGCATGAGTAGAAGGAAAGGCATTCCTCATAGATCTCCTCTATgttag